In Tachyglossus aculeatus isolate mTacAcu1 chromosome 10, mTacAcu1.pri, whole genome shotgun sequence, the following proteins share a genomic window:
- the IRF5 gene encoding interferon regulatory factor 5, whose translation MNLPVPPPPRRVRLKPWLVAQVNSRQYPGLQWVNAERRLFCIPWRHATRHGPPQDDDNTIFKAWAKETGKYTEGVDEADPAKWKANLRCALNKSREFSLLYDGPRDTPPQPYKIYEVCATGPTPPGSLMGEEYGCGPGEEEEEEEELQQMLPTLSITDQGQVPVPVPAMQPYPWLKHELKWPPGYEPPLGLGPSPAAAAALALPPGPPAGFGELLPGGLPGLEPGPLGSNPAPPAEQLLPDLLVSPHMLPLTDLEIKFQYRGRPPRALTISNPHGCRLFYSQLEATQEQVELFGPVSLEQVRFPGPEDIPSDKQRFYTLQLLDVLDRGLILQLQGQDLYAVRLCQCKVFWSGPCAKPDHPGPNPIQRERKTKLFSLEQFLNELILFQKGQVPTPPSFEIFFCFGEEWPDLKPREKKLITVQVVPVAARLLLEMFSGELSWSADSIRLQISNPDLKDRMVEQFKELHQIWQSQQRLQPTPAGPSSQDAGTGPWPMHPAGMR comes from the exons ATGAACCTGCCGGTGCCGCCCCCTCCACGCCGAGTGCGGCTGAAGCCCTGGCTGGTGGCCCAGGTGAACAGCCGCCAGTACCCGGGGCTGCAGTGGGTCAACGCCGAACGCAGGCTCTTCTGCATCCCCTGGCGCCATGCCACCCGCCATGGGCCCCCGCAGGACGATGACAACACCATATTCAAG GCCTGGGCCAAGGAGACGGGCAAGTACACGGAGGGGGTGGATGAGGCGGATCCGGCCAAGTGGAAGGCCAACCTGCGCTGTGCCCTGAACAAGAGCCGCGAATTCAGCCTGCTGTACGACGGGCCTCGGGACACGCCACCTCAGCCCTACAAGATCTACGAGGTCTGTGCCACCGGCCCCACCCCGCCAG GGTCCTTGATGGGCGAGGAGTATGGCTGTGgtccaggggaggaagaggaagaagaagaggag ctGCAGCAAATGCTACCAACTCTGAGTATCACAG ACCAGGGCCAGGTCCCAGTCCCGGTCCCGGCTATGCAGCCCTACCCCTGGCTGAAGCACGAGCTGAAATGGCCGCCCGGCTACGAGCCGCCCTTGGGTTTGGGCCCCTCCCCTGCTGCGGCGGCGGCCCTGGCCCTTCCCCCTGGACCCCCTGCTGGCTTCGGGGAGCTGCTTCCAGGGGGCTTGCCAGGCCTGGAGCCCGGACCCCTGGGCTCCAACCCCGCTCCTCCTGCGGAACAGTTGCTGCCGGACCTCCTGGTCAGCCCGCACATGCTCCCAC TGACCGACCTGGAGATCAAGTTCCAGTACCGGGGCCGGCCGCCCCGCGCCCTGACCATCAGCAACCCCCACGGCTGCCGCCTCTTCTACAGCCAACTGGAGGCCACGCAGGAGCAGGTGGAGCTGTTCGGGCCCGTGAGCCTGGAGCAGGTACGCTTCCCCGGCCCCGAGGACATCCCCAGCGACAAGCAGCGCTTCTACACCCTCCAGCTGCTGGACGTGCTGGACCGGGGGCTGATCCTGCAGCTGCAGGGCCAGGACCTGTACGCCGTCCGCCTCTGCCAGTGCAAGGTGTTCTGGAGCGGCCCCTGCGCCAAGCCCGACCACCCCGGCCCCAACCCCATCCAGCGCGAGAGGAAGACCAAGCTCTTCAGCCTCGAGCAGTTCCTCAACG AACTCATCCTGTTCCAGAAGGGCCAGGTGCCCACCCCGCCGTCCTTTGAGATCTTCTTCTGCTTTGGCGAGGAGTGGCCGGATCTCAAGCCGCGGGAGAAGAAACTCATCACCGTGCAG GTGGTGCCCGTGGCAGCCCGGCTGCTGCTGGAGATGTTCTCGGGGGAGCTGTCCTGGTCGGCCGACAGCATCCGGCTTCAGATCTCCAACCCGGACCTCAAGGACAGGATGGTGGAGCAGTTCAAGGAGCTGCACCAGATCTGGCAGTCGCAGCAGCGGCTGCAGCCCACCCCAGCTGGACCCTCGAGCCAGGACGCGGGCACGGGACCCTGGCCCATGCACCCAGCGGGCATGCGCTAG